Part of the Psychrilyobacter piezotolerans genome, TGGACCATATACTGTAAAGAATCTTAAAAATGCCATATTCATCTTATAAAGGGAATGATATACATGTCCCATAACTTCATTGGATTTTTTAGTAGCTGCATATGGAGAAATAGCATAGTCCACCACATCTGTTTCCTTAAATGGAACTACCTTGTTATTTCCATATACAGATGAGCTGGAAGCCGCAACTATATTTTTAACCCCAAACTTTCTGCAGCATTCCAATATATTTTGAGTTCCTCTTCCATTTACTTCTTGATAAAGAATAGGATCTTCAATAGAAGGTCTTACCCCTGCTCTAGCAGCTAGGTGAACCACAGTGTCTATCTTATTTTCAGAGAAGATTCTCTCAAGAGATTCAAGATCTCTGATATCCACAACCTCAAGGGTATAATTTTCTGAATCAACCGTTTTTTTTAATTTTTTTAACCTTTCTTCTTTTTTTAATTGTACATTGTCAATTGTACATTGTACATTACCTGTGCTCTCCAAAGTATTTTCTATTTTGATTGTCAAATCGTAGTAGTCATTAAAATTATCGATGTTTATTACTATATTTCCTTCTGCTAACAACTTTTCTGTTAGATGTGAACCAATGAAACCTGCTCCCCCTGTTATTAGATATGTTTTCACTATTCTTTCCTCCTATATTTTATTAGTTAAAAATTTATAATTACCAATTGACATTTTTACTTTTAACTTTTTACTTTTTACTAGCAACTATATTATTTTGAGCCTATGAAGCCTGAGGCTCCCGTTACTATGTAAGTTTTCATTTCATCTCCTTCTGTTTTTCATTTTAAACTTAATAAAAAGGACATCTTTTTAGATATCCTTTTTATCTTAAATTAAAAAATTATTTTTTCCACACTACTCTATTTATATAATCAGTATAAGATAAAATTATTCTCAATACCTTGTCAGATACATTTGGCATACTGTAATCCGCTACTTGTCTCAATGTATCTTTTTCTTGAGTTTCCAATATTTCCAGCCCTTGCATAATTCTTTCTTTTTCCAATCCTACCATCATTACACTTGCTTCTTCCATAGCTTCTGGTCTTTCATGGGCTTGTCTAATATTTAATGCAGGGAATTTTAGGATAGAAGATTCTTCACTTATTGTTCCGCTGTCACTTAATACTGCCTTAGCTTTTGTTTGAAGTTTGACGTAATCATTGAATCCCAGCGGTTTCATTAGAGATACTAAAGAATTAAATTTAATCCCTTTTTCATTGATCTTATTTCTTGTTCTTGGGTGTGTAGATACAATTACCGGCATTTGATATTTTTCTGCTACTTCATTTAAAGTATCTACTAGATTCATGAAATTTTCATCGGAACTGATATTTTCTTCTCTGTGAGCTGATACTACAAAGTATTTCCCCTCTTCTAATTCTAATCTTTCCAATACATCTGAATTTTCTATATCTTGTAATCTAGAATTAACTACTTCAAACATCGGACTTCCAGTTTTGATTATCCTGTCTGCTGATAATCCTTCTCTTAAAAGATATTCTCTGGCTATGTCACTATAAGTCATATTTATATCTGAAATATGATCTACTATTTTCCTATTTGTTTCTTCAGGTACCCTTTGGTCAAAACATCTATTTCCTGCCTCCATATGGAAGATAGGAATTTTTCTTTTCTTCGCTGCAATTGCACAAAGGCAAGAGTTTGTATCCCCTAATACCAAGAATGCATCTGGTTTTACCTCTTCCATTATAGGATCTACCTTAATTAAGATATTTCCTACAGTCTCTATAGCCGTTCCTGTAGCTGCATTTAAGAAATAATCTGGTTTTCTTAGATTAAAGTCTTTAAAAAATACCTCATTTAATTCATAGTCATAATTTTGCCCTGTATGGACTATTATATGATCTATAGCTTCTGATTCTTCCAATTTATTTATAACAGCTGATAATCTGATTATCTCAGGTCTAGTCCCTACCACTGTCATTACTTTAAGTTTTTTCACTCTCTACCTCCACAAAATAACTCTTTGTCACGAATTACACATATTAACACTAATTTATTAGTTACATCACTACTCTTTCAAATTTAAGTTTTTCTTTTCCAAAATTAAGTATAATCCCTAACTTTTTATTAGTAGCTTTTAAATAATTTGCCACTTGTGCCTTGTGAACTTCTTTTATTTGAGTTGCAACTTTAAGTTCTACAATAATTTTATCTTCAATTAATAAATCAGAAATATAATTTCCTATTTCTTTTTTATGAAATTCAATTATTATTTGTTTTTGTTGCTCTATTTTTATATTATTTTCCTTTAATAATATTACTAAAGCATTTTCATATACTTTTTCTAAAAAACCATAACCCAATTCTCTATGTACTTCCATTGCCAAACCTATTATTCTATATGATAATTCTTTATACAAAATATCAATCATAACAAGCTAACTCCTTTATTCGTGATTATTAGTGTCATTCGTGACTAAAAAAGCGTTCTATTTATTTTATACTTCTAAAAAATATGTATCTGGTTTATTTGGATCAAAACATTCATTTACCCACATGACAGTTACCATATCTTGAGACCCTGTATTTACTATTGAATGTGTATAACCAATAGGTATATCCACTACCTCTAGTTTTTCTCCACTTACCTTATATTCTATTATTTCTGATTCATCCATCTTTCTGAATCTAATGAGTCCATCACCACTTACCACTAAAAACTTTTCATTTTTAGTATGATGCCAATGATTTCCTTTGGTTATTCCTGGTTTTGATATATTTACAGATACCTGCCCCCTGTCCGGAGTTCGGAGAAATTCTGTAAATGATCCCCTATTATCTACATTCATCTTTAAAAAATATGAAAAATCATCTTCAGGTAAAAAACTAAGATAAGTACTGTACATCTTCTTGGTTAACACGTCTGACATATTTATTACCGATAGATCTTTTCTGCTCGCCTTAAAACTTCTTATAAGATCTGCTAGTTCTCCTAATTTTATAGAGTGTACTATAGGTATTTGATAAAATTCATTGTTTTGAGTACCTATTCCTTCTAAAGCACCTATAAATTCTTCCACTACATCATCTATATACACCAAATTTAATTGTGCATCGGGAGCATTTACCTGTATCTCTAAATTTCTGGCTATATTATGGCAATATGTAGCTACCACTGTATTGTAGTTTGGCCTGCTCCACTTTCCAAATACATTTGGCAACCTGTAAACAATAGCCTTTGTATCCATCTCTTTAGCATGGTTAAAGATTAGGTCTTCTCCTGCTTTCTTGCTCTTCCCATAGGCATTGTCTCTTTCTGCCTGAATAGATGAGGTAATAAGTACAGGGGAATTATTATTGTGTTTTTTTAATAAATCCAGTAATTCAGAGGTAAATCCAAAATTTCCTTCCATAAATTCTTTCTCATCTTTAGGTCTGTTTACACCTGCTAGATGAAATACAAACTCACATTCTTTTGAATATACATTCAATAACTCCTTACTCGTATCTATATCCACTTCAAATATATTTTCATACCCTCTATTTCTAAGTTCCGCTACCAGATTTTTCCCAATAAATCCCTTTGACCCAGTAACTAATATCTTAATTCCTTTATTCATTCTCCACCTACTTTTTAGTTTATGGTTTAACTAACAAAATTCAAAACATTTGACACAGATCTTATGGATTTAAAATCCTAATTTCCACAGATTAATTTATTATTCTTTTATACTCTAGTCCTTTAGATGAAAAATTGATCAGTAAACCTATTTTTTTATTAGTTGCTTTTAGATAATTTAATAGTTGTGCATTATGCACTTTATTTAATTTTTCTATTGATTTTAGTTCTACTATAACTTTTTCTTCAATTATAAGGTCAGCTATATATTCTCCTACTTTTTTATTGTGATAATACACATCTATAGGAAACTGATTTTTAACTTCTAAATTATTTTCTTTAAAAGCTATTAATAAAGATTTCTCATATACTTTTTCTAGAAATCCATAACCTAACTCATTGTAAACTTCCATAGCTATTCCTATAATTTTATAAGTTAAATCTTTTTCATAAAACATATAAATCACCTCAAATAGAAATCTGTGCTAATTTTTTTTAATCTGTGTTATCTGTGTCAAAATTTCTTATTCTAATCTTTTATTCTTTTCTTTGTGATTAAGCTTTTTACAGCTTTATTTTACTCCAAATTCCCTCAATTCACCTTGTATTTCATGAAGACCTATTAACATATTTCTCATCTCTTTCTCATCTAACCTATGTGTATTATGAGAATGGTATTCCTCCGCTTCTGTTAATATTTTTTCCCCATCTTTAAAATATTTTCCATAGTTTAAATCTCTATTATCAGCAGGTATTCTGAAATATCCACCCATATCTATACTCTTAGCGCTCTCTTCCTTAGTCATAAGAGCTTCATATAATTTTTCTCCGTGTCTTGTTCCTATAACACCTATCTCATGCTCCGGTTTACCTAACATATTTTTTAAAGCTACTGCTAAGTTTTCTACAGTTGAAGCTGGAGATTTCTGTATAAATAAATCTCCATTGTTTCCATGGGTAAACGCAAATAAAACTAATTCTACAGCCTGGTCTAAACTCATCATAAACCTAGTCATCTTAGGATCAGTTAATGTAAGTGGGATATCATGTTTTATTTGATCTATAAATAATGGGATTACAGAACCTCTAGAAGCCATTACATTTCCATATCTGGTAACACAGATAGTTGTATTTCCTTCACTCAATGTTCTAGCTTTAGCTATTGCCACTTTTTCCATCATAGCCTTAGATATTCCCATTGCATTGATTGGATAGGCTGCCTTATCTGTACTAAGGCATATTACTCTCTCTACTTCAGCATTTATAGCTGTATTTAATACATTTTCAGTTCCCAATACATTTGTTTGTACTGCCTGCATAGGGAAAAACTCACAAGAAGGCACCTGCTTCAATGCTGCTGCATGGAAAACATAGTTAACTCCTCTCATAGCATCAGTAATAGAATTTTTATCTCTAACATCTCCTATATAGAACTTTAATTTAGAATTATTATATACTTTTCTCATATCATCTTGCTTTTTCTCATCTCTAGAAAAAATTCTAATTTCCTTTATATCTGTGTGTAAAAATCTTCTTAGTACTGCATTTCCAAACGAACCTGTTCCACCTGTTATTAATAATATTTTTTCTTTAAACATTTATAAATCACCTTTCCCTATTAAAATTATTTTTTTATTTTTTAAAGTTTTATTTATCATAATTGATTGAAAAATGACACAAGGTGTCATCAAAATTATATTTGTTAAAATAATTGATCCCCATCCACCAACTACAAATGATAGAATGTACGCTAATGGAAATTTCATCGTTGCCATTATTACATTACAATAAATCTGCGGTTTCAAGCTACCAATTCCATTAGCTATGCTTGTGATTGCAAGAGTATAAATTATTAGACTACTATTTACAGCAAAATAAAATGCATAACTATAGTTAATAATTATTGAATTTTCTCCTAACCATAAACTTACTATATATTG contains:
- a CDS encoding GDP-mannose 4,6-dehydratase; the protein is MKTYLITGGAGFIGSHLTEKLLAEGNIVINIDNFNDYYDLTIKIENTLESTGNVQCTIDNVQLKKEERLKKLKKTVDSENYTLEVVDIRDLESLERIFSENKIDTVVHLAARAGVRPSIEDPILYQEVNGRGTQNILECCRKFGVKNIVAASSSSVYGNNKVVPFKETDVVDYAISPYAATKKSNEVMGHVYHSLYKMNMAFLRFFTVYGPRQRPDLAINKFTRLILSEESIPVYGDGSTSRDYTYVSDIVNGICKSIAYVENNESVYEIFNIGSNSPVSLAEMIETIEKVLDKKAIINRMPMQPGDVDRTYADVTKLKEMTGYNPTLTFEEGIEKFVEWYKGK
- the wecB gene encoding non-hydrolyzing UDP-N-acetylglucosamine 2-epimerase: MKKLKVMTVVGTRPEIIRLSAVINKLEESEAIDHIIVHTGQNYDYELNEVFFKDFNLRKPDYFLNAATGTAIETVGNILIKVDPIMEEVKPDAFLVLGDTNSCLCAIAAKKRKIPIFHMEAGNRCFDQRVPEETNRKIVDHISDINMTYSDIAREYLLREGLSADRIIKTGSPMFEVVNSRLQDIENSDVLERLELEEGKYFVVSAHREENISSDENFMNLVDTLNEVAEKYQMPVIVSTHPRTRNKINEKGIKFNSLVSLMKPLGFNDYVKLQTKAKAVLSDSGTISEESSILKFPALNIRQAHERPEAMEEASVMMVGLEKERIMQGLEILETQEKDTLRQVADYSMPNVSDKVLRIILSYTDYINRVVWKK
- a CDS encoding GxxExxY protein; the protein is MIDILYKELSYRIIGLAMEVHRELGYGFLEKVYENALVILLKENNIKIEQQKQIIIEFHKKEIGNYISDLLIEDKIIVELKVATQIKEVHKAQVANYLKATNKKLGIILNFGKEKLKFERVVM
- a CDS encoding polysaccharide biosynthesis C-terminal domain-containing protein, giving the protein MNKGIKILVTGSKGFIGKNLVAELRNRGYENIFEVDIDTSKELLNVYSKECEFVFHLAGVNRPKDEKEFMEGNFGFTSELLDLLKKHNNNSPVLITSSIQAERDNAYGKSKKAGEDLIFNHAKEMDTKAIVYRLPNVFGKWSRPNYNTVVATYCHNIARNLEIQVNAPDAQLNLVYIDDVVEEFIGALEGIGTQNNEFYQIPIVHSIKLGELADLIRSFKASRKDLSVINMSDVLTKKMYSTYLSFLPEDDFSYFLKMNVDNRGSFTEFLRTPDRGQVSVNISKPGITKGNHWHHTKNEKFLVVSGDGLIRFRKMDESEIIEYKVSGEKLEVVDIPIGYTHSIVNTGSQDMVTVMWVNECFDPNKPDTYFLEV
- a CDS encoding GxxExxY protein is translated as MFYEKDLTYKIIGIAMEVYNELGYGFLEKVYEKSLLIAFKENNLEVKNQFPIDVYYHNKKVGEYIADLIIEEKVIVELKSIEKLNKVHNAQLLNYLKATNKKIGLLINFSSKGLEYKRIIN
- a CDS encoding polysaccharide biosynthesis protein — translated: MFKEKILLITGGTGSFGNAVLRRFLHTDIKEIRIFSRDEKKQDDMRKVYNNSKLKFYIGDVRDKNSITDAMRGVNYVFHAAALKQVPSCEFFPMQAVQTNVLGTENVLNTAINAEVERVICLSTDKAAYPINAMGISKAMMEKVAIAKARTLSEGNTTICVTRYGNVMASRGSVIPLFIDQIKHDIPLTLTDPKMTRFMMSLDQAVELVLFAFTHGNNGDLFIQKSPASTVENLAVALKNMLGKPEHEIGVIGTRHGEKLYEALMTKEESAKSIDMGGYFRIPADNRDLNYGKYFKDGEKILTEAEEYHSHNTHRLDEKEMRNMLIGLHEIQGELREFGVK